A genomic segment from Torulaspora delbrueckii CBS 1146 chromosome 3, complete genome encodes:
- the PIL1 gene encoding lipid-binding protein PIL1 (similar to Saccharomyces cerevisiae PIL1 (YGR086C); ancestral locus Anc_3.420) — MHRTYSLRNSRAPTASDLQNPPPPPASTKSRFFGKGGIAYSFRKNAAGSWGPELSRKLSQLVKIEKNVLRSMEIASNERRDAAKQLSVWGLENDDDVSDITDKLGVLIYEVSELDDQFIDRYDQYRLTLKSIRDIEGSVQPSRDRKDKVTDKIAYLKYKDPQSPKIEVLEQELVRAEAESLVAEAQLSNITRSKLRAAFNYQFDSIIEHSEKIALIAGYGKALLELLDDAPVTPGETRPAYDGYEASKQIIIDAETALNEWTLDSAQVKPTLSFKPEEYETYEDQDGEEEEEEEEGEVHDHEHEHEHEHEHNHDQAWGADEVHEVTSEHNQERHNPDKHVHEVHTETTTTAVA, encoded by the coding sequence ATGCACAGGACGTACTCGTTGAGAAATTCGAGGGCACCTACTGCTTCGGATTTGCAGAACCCTCCTCCACCACCAGCTTCTACTAAGAGTAGATTTTTTGGTAAAGGGGGTATTGCTTACTCCTTCAGAAAAAATGCTGCTGGTTCTTGGGGTCCGGAACTATCACGTAAACTATCTCAGTTGgtgaagattgaaaagaacGTATTGAGGTCGATGGAAATCGCTTCTAACGAGCGTCGTGACGCTGCCAAGCAGCTCTCTGTCTGGGGTCTGGAgaacgatgatgatgtttcCGATATCACTGATAAGCTAGGTGTGCTTATCTATGAGGTCAGCGAATTGGATGACCAATTCATTGACCGTTATGATCAATACCGTTTGACTTTGAAGTCTATTCGTGACATTGAAGGTTCAGTGCAGCCTTCCAGAGACCGTAAGGACAAAGTTACCGACAAGATTGCTTATTTGAAGTACAAGGATCCTCAATCTCCAAAGATCGAGGTTCTAGAACAGGAACTGGTGCGTGCAGAAGCCGAATCGCTAGTTGCAGAAGCTCAGTTGTCTAATATCACCAGATCCAAATTGAGAGCTGCGTTTAACTACCAGTTTGACTCTATCATTGAGCATTCTGAAAAGATCGCCTTGATCGCAGGCTACGGTAAGGCTTTACTTGAACTGTTGGATGATGCTCCAGTGACTCCAGGTGAGACTAGACCAGCTTACGATGGTTATGAAGCTTCCAAGCAAATTATCATCGATGCTGAAACCGCTTTGAACGAGTGGACTTTGGACTCTGCCCAAGTCAAGCCTACTCTAAGTTTCAAACCAGAAGAGTACGAAACCTATGAAGACCAGGacggtgaagaagaagaagaagaggaagagggAGAAGTTCATGACCATGAGCACGAGCACGAGCACGAGCACGAGCACAATCACGATCAGGCCTGGGGTGCTGACGAAGTGCACGAAGTTACTAGTGAACATAACCAAGAACGTCACAATCCAGATAAGCACGTCCATGAAGTGCACACGGAGACCACCACTACTGCTGTGGCTTAA
- the YTH1 gene encoding cleavage polyadenylation factor RNA-binding subunit YTH1 (similar to Saccharomyces cerevisiae YTH1 (YPR107C); ancestral locus Anc_3.422) → MSVVHPDTSNYAFKFEPFLRQEYSFSLDPDRPVCEFYNSREGPQSCPRGAACPKKHVLPIFQNKIVCKHWLRGLCKKNDQCEYLHEYNLRKMPECVFFSKNGYCTQTPECQYLHLDPQARIALCEDYTMGFCALGAQCKKRHVKKTLCPRYITGFCPLGRRECDMAHPNFVVPSKISRAWIKKDEEINTRKSDAEKEKRLNAIINGEIEI, encoded by the coding sequence ATGTCAGTAGTTCATCCAGATACATCAAACTATGCTTTCAAGTTTGAACCCTTTCTAAGACAGGAATACTCGTTCTCACTAGATCCAGATCGCCCCGTTTGCGAATTTTATAACTCGAGAGAAGGCCCCCAATCGTGCCCAAGAGGTGCAGCATGTCCCAAAAAACATGTGTTGCCcattttccaaaacaaAATTGTATGCAAGCACTGGCTGCGAGGACTGTGCAAAAAGAACGACCAGTGTGAGTATTTGCACGAGTACAACTTGCGTAAAATGCCCGAATGTGtattcttctcaaagaatgGCTACTGTACACAGACACCAGAGTGCCAGTATCTGCATTTAGATCCACAGGCGAGAATAGCCTTATGCGAAGATTATACGATGGGATTTTGTGCACTTGGAGCGCAATGTAAGAAACGACACGTCAAGAAAACACTGTGCCCCCGGTATATCACTGGATTTTGTCCATTGGGTCGCAGAGAATGTGATATGGCACATCCAAATTTTGTAGTACCCAGCAAGATAAGTCGAGCCTGGAtcaagaaggatgaagagataaATACAAGAAAATCGGATGCggaaaaggaaaagagaCTGAATGCAATCATCAATGGTGAAATTGAGATATGA
- the RPN7 gene encoding proteasome regulatory particle lid subunit RPN7 (similar to Saccharomyces cerevisiae RPN7 (YPR108W); ancestral locus Anc_3.423), protein MSNLAARRDEDSDDGSEETRYAEPSVRRVPNYEISERAFVLKQPNVEIDKDQVVQSILEIIKNEEMAPYYKYLCEEYLPSGTLQLDQALYSELARKNEEKVTSLKEKLAKVEDNDEGELEQAQCWIELGEYYAQIGDRANALNTLEKALGKAISTGAKIDIMFTITRLGFFFNDQFFVMEKLDQINVMIEKGGDWERRNRFKTYKGIHCLATRDFKEAANLLVDSLATFTSVELTSYENIATYASVAGLFTLERTELKSKVIDSPELLSLMNTNSALQSISSLTISLYTSDYPSFFPYLLETHQNVLLPCKYLSAHSDFFVREMRRKVYAQLLDSYKTLSLNSMAGAFGVSVDFLDNDLGKFIPNKQLNCVIDRVNGIVETNRPDNKNAQYHLLIKQGDGLLTKLQKYGAAVRLTGSDRVA, encoded by the coding sequence ATGTCGAACCTTGCTGCTAGAAGAGATGAGGATAGTGATGACGGCTCAGAGGAAACTCGTTATGCGGAACCATCGGTGCGTAGAGTGCCCAATTACGAGATCTCAGAGCGCGCATTTGTGCTGAAACAACCAAATGTCGAGATTGATAAGGATCAAGTGGTTCAATCGATCCTTGAGATTatcaaaaatgaagaaatggCTCCTTATTACAAATATTTATGTGAAGAATATCTACCCAGTGGAACGTTACAGCTTGACCAAGCCCTGTACTCGGAATTGGCAAGAAAGAACGAGGAGAAAGTCACAAGTCTGAAGGAGAAACTGGCCAAAGTTGAGGATaatgatgaaggtgaattgGAACAGGCCCAATGTTGGATCGAATTGGGTGAATACTATGCACAAATTGGTGATCGCGCTAATGCTCTTAATACTTTGGAAAAGGCACTGGGGAAAGCTATCTCTACAGGTGCCAAGATAGATATCATGTTCACTATAACTAGACTaggattttttttcaacgACCAATTCTTTGTCATGGAAAAACTAGACCAAATCAACGTCATGATCGAAAAGGGTGGTGATtgggaaagaagaaataggTTCAAGACTTACAAAGGGATCCATTGTCTCGCCACAagagattttaaagaagCCGCCAATCTATTGGTAGACTCCTTAGCCACATTCACCTCAGTCGAGCTGACTTCATATGAGAATATCGCCACTTATGCCTCTGTTGCGGGTCTCTTCACGCTCGAAAGGACAGAACTGAAGTCTAAGGTGATCGACTCACCAGAACTTTTGTCGCTCATGAACACAAACTCTGCGTTGCAATCGATCTCTTCCCTCACCATATCACTATACACTTCAGACTATCCAAGCTTCTTCCCTTACTTGCTAGAGACCCACCAAAACGTTCTATTGCCCTGCAAATACTTGAGCGCACATTCAGATTTCTTTGTCCGTGaaatgagaaggaaagTGTACGCGCAGCTACTAGATTCTTACAAGACACTGTCTCTCAACTCGATGGCCGGCGCATTCGGTGTTTCTGTTGATTTCCTTGACAACGACCTGGGTAAATTTATCCCAaacaagcaattgaattgTGTCATTGACAGAGTCAATGGCATCGTGGAGACAAATAGACCCGACAATAAGAATGCTCAGTACCACCTGCTCATCAAGCAAGGAGATGGTTTGCTCACGAAATTGCAAAAATACGGAGCAGCCGTAAGGCTCACGGGGTCTGATCGTGTTGCCTGA
- the CTT1 gene encoding catalase T (similar to Saccharomyces cerevisiae CTT1 (YGR088W); ancestral locus Anc_3.424) gives MSGEDAPPQVYSLENGFPYSHHPYGAQLARPDGPLLVQDFHLIESLAHFDRERVPERVVHAKGGGCRFEFELTDSLSDITFAAPYQKVGYKCPGIVRFSTVGRESGSPDTVRDPRGVSWKFYTEWGNHDWVFNNTPVFFIRDGLQFPHFIHTQKRDPQNHLSQDIDTAIFWDYLTQNLESIHQITYMFGPRGTPSSWADMSSYSGHTFKFINEKNEMTYVQIHVRPENGFKTFTAAEANKLAGESPDYNQAKLFTQLQNGERPKYNCYVQTMTPKQAEEFRYSVNDLTKIWPHKEFPLRKFGTLTLTENVTNYFEEIEQIAFSPTNTCIPGIEPSNDTVLQARLFSYPDTQRHRLGGNYQQLPVNRPRNMGCPVVSMFSSGLSSAEANIGANKCPHLLSNFQRDGPQCLYNKGSEPNYISSLPKANLKYKNLNNNDYTEKFTGLVLDEDMRKNMAKQEAERAAHEKIINGKINEYYYKSGVSEMDLEQPRALYEKVFDDETKKMLVENVVAHASLSSAPHIKVRASQYFGLLNRDLGAAIAEGLKIPYEHVDLEGYARSIGVASSA, from the coding sequence ATGTCCGGTGAAGACGCTCCTCCTCAAGTTTACTCGCTAGAAAATGGTTTTCCATACAGTCACCATCCCTATGGTGCTCAACTTGCCAGACCAGATGGTCCTTTGCTAGTGCAAGATTTTCATCTAATCGAGTCGTTGGCTCATTTTGACAGGGAAAGAGTTCCTGAAAGAGTTGTGCATGCTAAAGGTGGTGGATGTCGTTTTGAATTTGAGTTGACTGATTCCTTGAGCGATATTACATTTGCTGCTCCATATCAAAAAGTGGGCTACAAATGTCCTGGTATTGTCCGTTTCTCCACTGTGGGACGTGAATCTGGCTCTCCAGATACCGTGAGAGATCCAAGAGGTGTCTCTTGGAAGTTCTACACTGAATGGGGAAACCACGACTGGGTTTTCAACAACACTccagtcttcttcatcagagatGGACTTCAATTCCCTCATTTCATTCATACCCAAAAGAGGGACCCACAAAATCATTTGAGTCAGGACATCGATACTGCAATTTTCTGGGATTACTTGACTCAAAATTTGGAATCTATCCATCAAATTACTTACATGTTTGGTCCAAGAGGTACTCCATCTTCATGGGCTGATATGTCTTCTTACTCCGGTCACaccttcaaattcatcaatgagaagaatgaaatGACCTATGTGCAAATTCATGTCCGCCCTGAAAACGGTTTCAAGACCTTCACTGCCGCTGAGGCCAACAAACTTGCCGGTGAAAGTCCAGACTACAACCAAGCCAAGCTCTTCACACAGTTGCAAAATGGTGAACGTCCAAAGTACAACTGTTACGTGCAAACCATGACTCCAAAGCAGGCAGAAGAATTCAGGTATTCCGTTAATGATTTGACCAAGATTTGGCCCCACAAGGAATTCCCATTGAGGAAATTCGGTACTCTAACCCTAACCGAAAACGTTACCAACtatttcgaagaaattgaacaaattgCGTTCAGCCCAACCAACACTTGTATTCCAGGTATCGAACCATCTAATGACACCGTCTTGCAGGCAAGATTGTTTTCTTACCCAGACACTCAACGTCATAGATTAGGTGGTAACTACCAACAATTGCCAGTAAACAGACCAAGAAACATGGGCTGCCCAGTCGTCAGCATGTTTTCATCTGGTTTGAGTTCTGCCGAAGCGAACATTGGTGCTAACAAGTgtcctcatcttctttcgaatttccaaagagatGGACCTCAATGTCTATACAACAAAGGCAGCGAACCAAACTATATCTCTTCGCTACCCAAGGCTAACCTAAAATacaaaaatttgaataaCAACGATTATACCGAGAAATTCACTGGTTTGgtcttggatgaagatatGAGAAAGAATATGGCCAAGCAAGAAGCCGAAAGAGCTGCCCATGAGAAGATTATCAACGGTAAGATCAATGAATATTATTACAAGAGTGGTGTCAGTGAGATGGATCTCGAACAACCAAGAGCCTTATACGAAAAAGTGTTCGATGATGAGACCAAAAAGATGCTTGTTGAGAACGTTGTTGCCCACGCATCTCTAAGCTCTGCTCCTCACATCAAAGTTAGAGCCAGCCAATATTTTGGCTTATTGAACAGAGATTTGGGTGCAGCTATCGCCGAAGGCTTGAAGATTCCTTACGAGCATGTCGATCTGGAAGGCTACGCTAGATCTATCGGTGTTGCAAGCTCTGCTTAG
- the TDEL0C05610 gene encoding elongation of very long chain fatty acids protein (similar to Saccharomyces cerevisiae FEN1 (YCR034W) and ELO1 (YJL196C); ancestral locus Anc_1.140), protein MKDVFQQYAAPLLEEYPVLQEFVPTLDRPFFNISLWENFNWIATKITNGRFILDKFEFIPGKLPLSTLPEVLAAITTYYVVIFGGRSVLRGNKPFKLNFLFQLHNIFLTTASLTLLFLMAEQLIPMIARNGLYYAICNIGAWTQPMVTLYYMNYLIKFVEFIDTLFLVLKHKNLTFLHTYHHGATALLCYTQLVGETSISWVVISLNLGVHVVMYFYTFWSARGIRVWWKEWVTRFQIMQFILDIGFIYFAVYQKAAHLFFPSMPHCGDCVGSTAATFSGCAIISSYLILFISFYIEVYRNKGTKKSRVIKRARGGVAAKVNEYVNVDLTNVSTPSPSPVRRRK, encoded by the coding sequence ATGAAGGACGTCTTTCAACAGTATGCTGCACCTTTGCTAGAAGAATATCCAGTTTTACAGGAATTTGTTCCAACATTAGACCgtccatttttcaatatttctctttgggagaatttcaattggatTGCAACCAAGATAACCAATGGTAGATTTATCCTAGATAAATTTGAGTTTATCCCTGGAAAATTGCCCTTGAGTACTTTACCAGAAGTTTTGGCTGCCATTACCACTTACTATGTTGTCATATTTGGTGGTAGAAGCGTGTTGCGTGGTAACAAGCCATTTaaattgaactttttgTTCCAGTTGCATAATATCTTTCTGACTACTGCTTCTCTTACTTTGTTATTTCTTATGGCTGAACAATTGATACCAATGATTGCAAGAAATGGGCTGTACTACGCTATCTGTAACATTGGAGCCTGGACTCAACCCATGGTTACACTATACTATATGAACTACcttatcaaatttgttgaatttaTCGATACTTTATTTTTGGTTTTGAAGCACAAGAATCTGACATTCCTACACACCTACCACCACGGTGCCACAGCTTTACTTTGTTACACACAATTAGTAGGCGAGACATCGATCTCCTGGGTTGTTATTAGTTTGAATCTTGGTGTTCATGTGGTCATGTATTTCTACACTTTTTGGTCTGCTAGAGGTATCAGAGTCTGGTGGAAGGAATGGGTCACCAGATTCCAAATCATGCAATTCATCCTGGATATCGGATTCATCTATTTCGCAGTTTACCAGAAGGCCGCTCATTTGTTCTTCCCATCCATGCCACATTGCGGCGATTGTGTTGGCTCCACAGCAGCTACTTTCTCTGGATGTGCAatcatttcttcttatttGATTCTGTTCATCTCTTTCTACATTGAAGTCTACAGGAATAAAGGTACCAAAAAAAGTAGAGTTATCAAACGTGCTCGCGGTGGTGTCGCTGCCAAGGTTAACGAGTACGTCAATGTTGACTTGACGAATGTCTCTACTCCATCTCCATCGCCAGTGAGACGCAGAAAGTGA
- the RRP43 gene encoding exosome non-catalytic core subunit RRP43 (similar to Saccharomyces cerevisiae RRP43 (YCR035C); ancestral locus Anc_1.139) produces MTEVDTETLEVHPITFPPQVLARISPELSLQRHLSLGIRPCLRKFEEFRDVHINQETLSRYNLPDELLPTANSGILGSNVLKCGKTFVITSITGGIVEETLPVETDNLGEEELLDMSEKRDEISKYASVFPIVEVERGRVGAPTDEEMTVSQKLHDCVLHSGIIPKSALNVKCGVRTTDTEGNKTVFYPDEQEDDVTLKQLQQQKKWAYVLYAKIVVFSRTGPVFDLCWNSLIFALRNTRLPRAFIDERATDLTMTVRTRGRSATIKETYDILCDPKKSVQLKLVEPKIGYASSYGLIDLDPEAQINDDEDEDMDQPSSILLADIDTEAEETCIHSTISIIGDSKGNLSNVTLVGGGAKITPEAIKRSLLLSKQRSSDLSTRL; encoded by the coding sequence ATGACAGAAGTGGACactgaaactttggaagttcACCCAATTACTTTCCCGCCGCAGGTTCTTGCACGAATTTCGCCTGAGCTGTCTTTACAGAGACACCTATCGTTGGGGATCAGACCATGCTTAagaaagtttgaagagtttagGGATGTACACATAAATCAAGAGACTTTATCTCGTTACAATCTACCGGATGAATTACTTCCAACTGCAAATAGCGGTATTCTGGGCTCCAACGTTTTGAAATGCGGCAAGACGTTTGTCATTACATCTATAACAGGAGGTATAGTTGAGGAAACCTTACCAGTAGAAACCGATAATTtaggtgaagaagagctacTGGACATGAGCGAGAAAAGAGACGAGATAAGTAAATATGCATCTGTGTTTCCGATAGTTGAAGTGGAAAGAGGTAGGGTTGGTGCACCTAcggatgaagagatgaCAGTATCTCAAAAATTACACGACTGCGTCCTCCATTCTGGTATTATTCCCAAATCTGCGCTTAACGTGAAATGTGGTGTCCGTACAACCGATACAGAGGGCAACAAGACTGTTTTTTATCCCGATGAGCAAGAGGATGACGTTACGTTGAAGCAGCTGCAGCAACAGAAAAAATGGGCTTACGTGCTTTATGCAAAAATAGTCGTTTTCAGTCGAACAGGACCAGTGTTTGATCTTTGTTGGAATTCTCTCATCTTTGCATTGAGAAACACAAGGCTCCCCAGAGCGTTCATAGATGAGCGAGCTACTGATTTGACGATGACAGTGAGAACACGCGGTAGAAGTGCTACAATAAAAGAGACATACGATATCTTGTGTGATCCCAAGAAGTCTGTACAACTCAAACTTGTAGAGCCCAAGATAGGATATGCTTCCAGCTATGGACTGATTGATTTGGACCCAGAAGCACAAATTaacgatgacgaagatgaagacatGGACCAGCCAAGTTCTATTCTATTGGCTGATATAGATACTGAGGCTGAAGAGACGTGCATACATTCTACCATTTCGATCATTGGCGATTCAAAAGGCAATCTCAGTAACGTTACATTAGTTGGTGGTGGAGCCAAGATAACTCCAGAAGCTATCAAAAGGTCGCTTCTACTGTCAAAACAGAGGTCGTCAGATTTAAGTACTAGACTTTAA
- the RBK1 gene encoding putative ribokinase (similar to Saccharomyces cerevisiae RBK1 (YCR036W); ancestral locus Anc_1.138), whose amino-acid sequence MGITVIGSLNYDLVTYTDRLPFAGETFRANSFETHAGGKGLNQTIAIAKLKQAGSDYSVRMVGNVGADSFGHELINLLAANEVEVSTIKTVEDKSTGVATIIVEEMNGGQNRILLSEGANGSTVYNSDELSEIFSKIKEKDIEDDRHFVVFQHEIPDPCSIMKWLKENYPSFEVIFNPSPCKPLAREYWRNVDVLIINEIEALQIAQAIFSKEIYDGYKTLVSENFVEGYRKICQEFQQNLISNINDAAVVVTLGSQGSLYCSKNHKCVGYTPSLKGINVVDTTGAGDTFLGSLVTQLYYNVRLEDAIKFSTKASSLTIQRKGAAESIPTYSEVAKVVRT is encoded by the coding sequence ATGGGTATCACAGTTATAGGATCGCTCAATTATGACTTGGTAACGTATACGGATCGTTTACCTTTTGCTGGAGAGACTTTTAGAGCTAACAGTTTCGAAACACATGCTGGAGGTAAAGGATTGAATCAAACGATAGCAATTGCCAAATTGAAACAAGCAGGATCTGATTATTCTGTAAGAATGGTCGGAAATGTTGGTGCTGACTCATTTGGACACGAGCTAATAAATTTACTGGCCGCTAATGAGGTTGAGGTTAGTACGATCAAGACTGTCGAGGACAAAAGTACTGGTGTAGCTACTATTATAGTGGAGGAAATGAATGGAGGGCAAAACAGAATTCTTCTGAGTGAAGGTGCAAACGGGAGTACTGTGTACAATTCTGATGAGTTGTCAgagattttttcaaaaattaaGGAGAAGgatattgaggatgatcGACACTTTGTGGTCTTCCAACATGAAATCCCGGACCCATGTTCAATCATGAAATGGCTCAAAGAAAACTATCCTAGTTTTGAAGTTATTTTCAATCCATCACCATGCAAGCCTCTTGCTCGGGAATATTGGAGAAATGTCGATGTTCTGATCATTAACGAGATTGAAGCTCTACAGATCGCACAGGCTATCTTCTCCAAAGAGATATACGATGGATACAAGACTCTAGTCAGCGAGAATTTTGTGGAGGGATATCGGAAGATATGTCAGGAGTTCCAGCAAAATCTCATTAGTAATATCAATGACGCTGCTGTGGTGGTGACACTGGGATCACAGGGATCGCTGTattgttcaaaaaatcaCAAATGTGTCGGGTACACGCCTTCTCTCAAAGGGATCAATGTCGTTGATACAACTGGTGCGGGAGACACATTCTTGGGATCTCTAGTGACCCAGCTGTATTATAACGTGCGTTTAGAAGACGCTATTAAGTTTTCCACTAAAGCTAGTTCACTGacaattcaaagaaagggTGCCGCTGAAAGCATACCAACTTACTCTGAAGTAGCAAAAGTTGTCAGAACTTGA